TCCCGACCGCCGTCGCAGGCGACACGCCAAAAAACATCACCAGCAAAGGCGTCATTAGCGAACCGCCACCGACCCCGGTCACACCGACAATAAGACCGACCAAAAAGCCGGATAAGGTATACATCCAATCCATCAGGTAAATGCCCAGTAAATTCAGGCGCGCATTTTAACCCAGCGCTATCGATATGTTTAATGAATTCCTGTTATCATTTTATAACCAAATAGAATATAGGCAAGATCATGAACCTGCAACAATTGCGCTACCTCAACGAAATTGTACGGCGCGACCTGAAAATTTCCGATGCGGCCGCAGCCCTTTTCACCTCACAACCCGCAATCAGCAAGCAAATCAAATTGCTCGAGGAAGAACTGGGCATCGAAATTTTCGTACGCAACGGCAAACGCATCGCCGCCATCACCGAGCCTGGCAAAGGACTGCTCGCGATCGCACAGCGCATGCTGCTGGATGCTGAAAATTTTAAGCAATTTGCTCAAGAATTTCACTCCAAGGATACCGGCCAGTTGACCATCGCCACCACCCATACTCAGGCACGCTATGCCCTGCCACCCGTAGTGAAACAGTTTATCGAACGCTACCCCAAGGTTAAGCTGGGATTGCATCAGGGCACCCCGACACAGATCGCCGAACAAGTTTTACACGGCGAAGCCGACCTCTGCATCGCGACCGAAAGCCTGTCAAGCTACGAGGGCCTCGTCACCCTGCCCTGCTACGACTGGCATCATTGCGTGATCACCCCGCCGGGACATCCGCTACTGAAAATCCAGACACTCACGCTAAAAGACATTGTGCAGTACCCGATCATCACTTATGACCACGCTTTTTCCGGACGCAGCAAGGTCAACGAAGCCTTCGAAAAAGCAGGGCTCACCCCCGACATCGCCCTGACGGCTATCGATGCGGACGTGATTAAAACCTATGTCGAACTCGGTCTTGGTATTGGCATCCTGGCCGAAATTGCCTTCATCCCCGAACGGGAACTGCATTTGCGCATGA
Above is a window of Gallionella capsiferriformans ES-2 DNA encoding:
- a CDS encoding CysB family HTH-type transcriptional regulator; translation: MNLQQLRYLNEIVRRDLKISDAAAALFTSQPAISKQIKLLEEELGIEIFVRNGKRIAAITEPGKGLLAIAQRMLLDAENFKQFAQEFHSKDTGQLTIATTHTQARYALPPVVKQFIERYPKVKLGLHQGTPTQIAEQVLHGEADLCIATESLSSYEGLVTLPCYDWHHCVITPPGHPLLKIQTLTLKDIVQYPIITYDHAFSGRSKVNEAFEKAGLTPDIALTAIDADVIKTYVELGLGIGILAEIAFIPERELHLRMMNARHLFKPSTTRIAIRKNEYLRAYTYEFIELFAPHLTRKVIAEAMRLSNFPKTP